GTGACTCTCCTTCTGCTTTGCTAGATGGGCACCAACAAGTTCGCCAGCCAGCAGGGCATGACGGCCTATGGCACCCGGCGTCACCTCTACGACCCCAAGCTGGGCACGGACCAGCCCTTGGACCAGGCCACCATCAGCCTGCAGATGGGCACCAACAAAGGAGCCAGCCAGGTTGGGAgggggtcctggggtggggctggTGGGGCCCCAGTCCTCCGCggttcccccccgcccccaccccaggcctgacCTCTCTGCCCTCTGCAGGCCGGCATGACTGCACCTGGGACCAAGCGACAGATATTCGAGCCCGGGCTGGGCATGGAGCACTGTGACACGCTCAACGTCAGCCTGCAGATGGGCAGCAACAAGGGGGCCTCGCAGAGGGGCATGACGGTGTATGGGCTGCCGCGCCAGGTCTACGACCCCAAGTACTGCCTGACGCCCGAGTATCCGGAGTTGGGCGAGCCCACCCATAACCACCACGCGCACAACTATTACAACTCTGCCTAGGGCCCTGGGCCCCCACCCTGCCTTCCCCACCAGGGAGGCTGGCTGCTGCTCTCGGCAGGGCCAAGCCGGCCCCGCcgaccccctccccctgcatggcGTCCTCCAGCCCCCTGGCACCTGCCTACAGGGTTAGCGTTTGGGGGGGCAGACTGGGGGGAGATGtaggttggggggaagggggccCTCTTCCCCAGAGCGCCGCAGGATCCTACATTGAGCCGGGTGTGCCCAACAGCACCCAAAGGACGCACTGAGCACAGCTACCCCAGCTGtcccccctccactccctcccAGGTGGGTCCCCGCAGGACAAGAGGTCCCCCCAAGCAAAGCCCCCAGAGCCCAGGCTcggcctgcccccaccccattcccGCAGTGGGAGCAAAGTGCATGCCCAGAAACCCAGCGGACACACGCGGTTTGGTTTGCAGCGACTGGCATGTGTGGATGTGACAGCGGCGTTTATCAACGCGagcactttctttttctgtttcactgGAGCACAATAAACGGCTGTAAAATCATTGCCTCGGGGCTGCTCTGTCCTGGAGCTGCGTGGCTCTGGCCCGTGTGCCGACAGCCAGGGCTCCGATGCGCTCCGTCTCCCCCATGCACTGTGgcgcgggcacacacacacacacacacacacacggagcccACAGCCCTCGGCTGGACCCAGGACAGGCACGCGCGCACTTGTGTTTACAGTGCGCATATACTTTGCAGCCTTGGGTGCAcatgcgtgcgcgcgcacacacacacacacacacactcccctttCACAGACAGACTCATGCGGGACACATGTCCACTCAAGACACATCAACACACAgcgccccacccccaacacacagtACCCACACACACGCTCAGCTCTGGCGTGCCTCTCTGGGAAGCCTGGGGTTGGGGTGAAAAAGCGCCCAAGCACTGGGACGGGCACAATGGGGTGTGAATCAGTTCCGCTTCCCACTAGCTGGGTGACCTGCGGCAACTCGCTTGCCCTCCCTAGGCCCGTTTTCCTATCAGGAAGAGGACAGACAGCCTcctggggacagggggaggttgACATGAAACAGAGGGGGGATGACATTTGGCACTGACGATGAAAATGGACAAGCCGGGTCCTGGAGGCTCCCGTGGGCAGCAGGGCCCCTTCCGCCCTGGGAGGGCAGGTGGACAGGTGGGAGGGGACGAGGCAGTGGAGGACGTGGGCACTTTGGGGGCCCAGAGCAATGGCCCTTTGAACACTGGCACGGAGCCGGTGAGTAGCATTGCCTGGCACAGCTGCCCTGTGCACTCGGCTCCCCTCTTCTTAGGGCTGATTCCTGAGCCTGGCCTGCCAGCCTGGGGCCCTAGGAATGTGTGGATAGCCTCAACCTCCCCAGATTTTAGAGGGGACCCTGTCTTCCCAGAGATGTGGGCCCTGGTCGTCCTGCCTGGAAGCCACCACCTGCAGAATTCCAAGGAGAGGATGCGGCCACGGCGGGGAGGGGGTCAGAGAACAGtgctctccccttccttccccatagCAGGGATGATGCTGGAACACGGGGACTTGCAGAGACAGACATCAGAAGACCGGCACACACAGACGCATGCAACCCCTGGGGCCTCGTAAAAGGGATTCCAGGCGCTCTTGGCCTGTCCAGGGCAAGTCCTGCTCCCCCAGGACCGGCATGGGGAAGCTATGCCGAGGAGGATCCATGCCTGGCCCAGGGCCTGCCTCCTCGGGGAAAACAGCACCATATTAGCACTTGGCCTGTGTGACTGGGGTGGGCGGGCCCTGGAAGCCAGAGGAATGAGCCCCCTTTCTGCTGGACCCCTGAGggcaccccgccccacccctgatCCAGGCTCCAGTCCATGGCTTTGCCCACGCCCACTGGCTCCTACCTGGGCCAGAGGACCTTACCTGGGActttggaaggggaggtgggaaCACCAGGGAGGGGCATGTCTGGGGCAGGGTGGGCCTGcggagggggggaggggacatATGCCAGACCCAGTGGCTGGCCTAGTGGCCCAGGCTTCCAGTCAGCTCAGCATCTCTCTCCGTCGGCTGTTCACACTCCTTACTGCCCTGGGTGGGTCCCAGAGTCACTCAAACCTAGGCACTATGCTGGGCCCCTCCAGCCTCAGCATGGTCCAGAAGGTTCCATCATCCTTCCTGCTATAACAAGGAGGAAGGCAAAGCACAGGTCACCTGGTGCccaggctggaggctgggagcAGGTGCCGATCAGCCCCAGGCAGCCAGAGCACCAGGATCTCCATAAATTGCGAGACTGCCTGAGACCACCGTGTGACACGCAGCTGTTCACCATAAGCCGGATTCAgaggtattttttttccaaaaccacCAAGCGATTCACTCAATTCCAACATGACCTAAAGGccgcatcagatcccacagggtAAGGGCTCCATCTTGTGAGGCTGTCCCTCCGCTTCTAGGCCCATTGCCAAGTCCAGGTTGTCATCTGTGCTTCTGATCCATCAGTAATAGATCAGGGCTTCCCACGACCACCTCCCCAGGTTTGACTCAGTTACTAGagcggctcacagaactcagggaaacattgTATCTTATTAGATTAGCGGTTTATTAGAAAAGAATGTAAATTAGGAACAGCCAGAGGGAAGAGGTGCCCAGGCCGAAGTGTGGGGCACGGAGTGTGGAGCTCCCACGCCCTCCGCAGGTGCCCCCGCTCTCCCTGCAGCTCCACGGCTCGCCAGCCCCGAGCTCAGCGGATCTCACTGAAGCCTTTATACAGCTTAACCTGCGGTCCCCCTTTACTTCCTCAGAGCCTGTGGGAGTTACTGAGGGGCCCACTTGGTGACCAGCACCAACTCAGGTGTGATCAAAAGGGGCGCCGTTGAGTGACACCATCATTCAGGAAACTGCAAGGATTTGaggaactctgtgccaggaaccagggacaaaGGCCACTATTTATTGTATCTCACACGTGCAGCTGGCCCCATGTCCAGCCTTCAGTGACCCCTCATCATCCCTGGAAAAAGGTCCCTTTTGTGGACGCTTCCTCTTCTACTGTGCTCTCAATTCCTCCCCAAGGAAGCCGCGAGCTGCTCCCCCAGCCTGGACCCTGGACTCACAGGAAGACGGACTGTGGGCCATGAAGCCAGGCCTCCTGGGCTCAATGCCCAGCTCTGCAGGCTTCTGGCTGGGGGACTTCAACCCAGTAACTTGCATATTTCTGGCCCAATTTGTCACCTGTgagcctggggcacctgcctcATGGGGGGACAGGGTGGGCCTGGAGTGTTACTTCCGTcaggccacccctccaccccaggaagccttctctgatcgTCCTGACCAACCTCCGATCCCACCCCAGGCTCCACTGGTCCCAGCACTGCCCTGGTTTCACCCCGAATGCCTGTCGCATGGACAAGATGGACAATTTGGACTAACCAAACCCCATCTCCAAACACctgccgggccatccccgaatgcctgtctcctcctctccctccctgagccCCTGGGCCTGACCCAGAACCCAGGAAATCATAGGGAGGCAGGAGTTTGCATCAGCTGCTTTATTTAAGGGCTTGTGGCTGACAGCTAGCCCTGACCTAGCCCCTCCTCGGCTACAAAAGCAACTGAACATGAAAAGGGGATGTTCTGCCAGGGCCTGGCCAAGGGGCCTACGGGACCGTGGCTCTCAATCTCAGGCCACAGGCCttggaaggcagggaaggagggagggcagtcCAGTTCAAACGGGCAAGGTGCTGGTGAGGTGGCTGAGGAGGTTGGAGGGTCCCGAGGCAGCCTCTGCGGGCCTTGCCCTTGCCAAGAAGGTCAGGACACCGGTTCCAGGCAGGAGCAAGCAAGTTCAAGGCTTTCAGAGCCCAGTGAAGCACTTCAGACCCCCAGGGGGCCCAACAACCCCACCTCACCTCCAGTCCCTGCCCGCAAGCACACTGCCAAGGCCACACTTACAACTGCACACACTCACAGCCACACACACTCCATTTACGCAGAGGGCTGGGAAGGACCTGGACCCACACCCTGGACCCTGGAATGTCTCTGGACTGGCAGCCAAAGGGGCAGGTCCACGGCAGGCGGTGCTGCCAGGGGAGCGGGTCCTCTGCATCGCTACTGATTGGCTGCCTCACAGGCATCTATCCAATCGCTGTACACGTCCACTGGTTCTGACAAGTCTGGGCCGCTGAAGTCAAGGACAACCGGTGGCACTGGGCCCCTTCCCCGTACACACCTCTCACTGGTGTCAGCCAGGTCCCCGCCCTGCACCCTCTGGAAACCAGCAGGTGGCTCCTCTTCCCCCCGCAGCCACAGCCCTGCACCGCGGCAAAGAGCAGGGCCAGATGAGCAGAGACTCGAGGTCGGTCCCCCTGCTCCTGGCCAGGTGCCCTGGGGCAGCCCACCCGGGGCAGGGGAGCCCTGACTGCCCCCAACCCTTCCCACACGACCCCACCTTCCAGGAAAAGCCTGGTTTCCCAAGGATACATGTGATGGGCGTCTGGAATTCCTCTAGGCACACGGTACAAGAGATGACTCCAGTGTTGCGGGCGCGATCCCTggaacaggaggagggggagggactgGTGAGTAAAGGAGCCTGTGTGTTTCGGTATGAGCCCCCTACCTGGGAaggcctggggcagaggaggaTGGTGGGAGCAGGGAAGCTGCCTCTCGActttgggaggagggaggaggccggGGCCccactcacatttttttttttttaaagattttatttatttatttgacaggcagagatcacaagtaggcagagaggcaggcagagagagagagagagagggaagcaggcttcttgctgagcagagaggccgatgtggggctcgatcccaggaccctgggatcatgacctgagccgaaggcagaggctttaacccactgagccacccaggcgccccaacccccccactcacATTTTTACGTCACAAGACTTCTCGTGGTTACAGAAGGGGCAGGTGAACTGGGTCTCTAGGGTGCCGGTCATCTTCTTTTTGGGGGGTGGCTTCCGTTTTGACTTTCTGCGCCCCATGTCTGAAGGACGGCaaacctggggggtggggtggggagcagaagtCAGCAACTCGGGGAATC
The sequence above is a segment of the Meles meles chromosome 20, mMelMel3.1 paternal haplotype, whole genome shotgun sequence genome. Coding sequences within it:
- the ELOF1 gene encoding transcription elongation factor 1 homolog gives rise to the protein MGRRKSKRKPPPKKKMTGTLETQFTCPFCNHEKSCDVKMDRARNTGVISCTVCLEEFQTPITYLSEPVDVYSDWIDACEAANQ